The Neospora caninum Liverpool complete genome, chromosome X genome includes a region encoding these proteins:
- a CDS encoding putative Nucleolar protein,Nop52 domain containing protein, producing MVRVGRSHSQSLSATSFPYRNGATPAARVPAALAPQSRPAASRGGDHDERLVAMARLLAHTDVKYRNQGLKRVEAFLSGVSRQRRKRGAADAQDGETLGEAENAAENPKAPSPLPFSQYEKVWTTLYYAAWLSDKPLVQRELFVCLALLERVLPTFAEKRKFFKAFFLVMKRNWDKLDCIRVNKFLLLERIMVAELLHLMLQAANRPQKFVFPMGRFLAERILLDERGGNGLAQQLGLYFLSEYRVARSQDVAAVSASDASWTEAKDSDSEEDSSLQKVGQEDSEKLFFAFFFPFFYAACFTESPAMLRAIHTQVLLELNEEDLRPRVLAAALFTLASLPSVRGDNRRALFRTLDALEAQVGSEDRASSLSAVAAASPGIQLLLTQVTSLRGSGTAPRAPGEDSLKPEKQGDVNRRGGAAAAYDDGETCISFPRPLADAPEDACEEGPARSTLREGKRKRERGAGDSKKQGGRGEGGEGLETSGAGDSVSKKLERKADLEVSKAGQCSPQAAAAVHNADTACTPKKAKTGKLEFARTEEACAAECALGKKGKSRGCSIDDDGLPDGLSQAMSDGEQFVGKRKKFLGDASLSSGGALNARAKKLRAGALGSADAAGVCLLAAGDESPSWPRGLEERRRGVGLQAGKAVSGLNGPRGSFLASSLLQRDDDSESDTAPSFLGSAVHGSCSPLSPRKSPEKAFSKVRKVRGTDASPEEDGREGGSPEAKTPTQKQENANCGLGKASGGGEGDTGEASAKTAQGDASGYSGDDTWSGEGARGQECGSDEEVMEDDRKAKKERKKRQSEKQRKKEERQRRRKERRGLLPSSLSVPGSTDASQLGEETGDEAPLLRTQTKKTKKVRAAGLASEAASPSNAERNAGGKHRGSKTGFLVPSGAARATERRRVVFDLKRNRVTAFNRLQPPSAVSPSVSQADLLPGVRRPTAGSCGGSTSTLSSKGAAEGGVASFASASSPSRLSSASPSLVSVSGLSSGAEDRAALAAQTAPVLKSILKRPVGACLALSEHPHWVSSSSPSSGNASAASTPRALKAKPANKTLAGRSPNLGAALALPDGDFQSPSPTAEGALQLPLFLPGKKRSKREKRKAELEKKGKNRGSAKTVIALPSGSWDAVAHEAATDKREEEVHGREM from the exons ATGGTGCGCGTCGGCCGTTCGCACTCTCAGTCCCTCTCAGCGACTTCCTTTCCGTACAGGAATGGAGCAACCCCGGCCGCGCGCGTtcccgccgctctcgcgccgcagTCCCGCCCTGCCGCTTCGCGGGGGGGGGACCACGACGAGCGGCTGGTCGCGAtggcgcgtctcctggcACACACAGACGTGAAGTATCGGAATCAAGGGCTGAAACGCGTCGAGGCGTTTTTGTCGGGAGTTTCGCGGCAGcggcggaagcgaggagcgGCGGATGCGCAGGATGGGGAGACGctcggcgaggcagagaacgcggcggagaacccgaaggcgccttctcctctccccttctcgcaGTATGAGAAAGTTTGGACGACGCTGTACTATGCGGCGTGGCTGAGTGACAAGCCGCTTGTCCAGCGCGAGttgtttgtgtgtctcgcgttGTTGGAGCGCGTTTTGCCGACCTTtgcggagaagcggaaatTCTTCAaagccttcttcctcgtcatgAAGCGGAACTGGGACAAACTGGACTGTATCCGCGTCAACAaattccttcttctcgagagaATCATGGTAGCGGAGCTGTTGCACCTGATGCTGCAGGCGGCGAACCGACCTCAAAAGTTCGTGTTCCCCATGggccgtttcctcgccgagCGCATCCTCCTCGATGAGAGGGGCGGAAACGGCCTCGCCCAGCAACTCGGACTGTACTTCCTCTCCGAGTACCGCGTGGCGCGCTCGCAAGACGTTGCCGCCGTCTCGGCGTCTGACGCGTCCTGGACCGAGGCGAAGGACTCAGACTccgaagaagacagcagcCTCCAGAAGGTGGGCCAggaggacagcgagaagctcttctttgccttcttcttccccttcttctaCGCGGCGTGCTTCACCGAAAGCCCTGCGATGCTGCGGGCGATCCACACGCAAGTCCTCCTCGAACTGAACGAGGAGGACTTGCGCCCGCGGGTACTCGCCGCAGCGCTCTTCACGCTCGCGTCGTTGCCGAGCGTCCGCGGAGACAACCGCCGCGCGCTCTTTCGGACTCTCGACGCCCTCGAGGCCCAGGTCGGTTCGGAAGAccgcgcctcgtcgctctcagccgtcgccgccgcgtcGCCAGGCATTCAGCTGCTGCTGACGCAGGTGACGTCTCTCCGAGGGTCTGGGACAGCGCCCCGGGCGCCTGGCGAGGACAGTCTGAAGCCGGAGAAGCAAGGCGACGTGAACAGGCGCGGCGGAGCCGCGGCCGCGTacgacgacggcgagaccTGCATCTCGTTTCCGCGGCCACTTGCTGACGCGCCCGAGGACGCTTGCGAGGAGGGACCCGCGCGCTCGACGCtccgcgaaggaaagaggaagagagagcggggagcGGGAGACAGCAAGAAGCAAGGCGGACGGGGCGAAGGGGGCGAGGGGCTGGAGACGAGCGGGGCCGGCGACAGCGTCTCGAAGAAACTGGAACGCAAAGCCGATCTGGAGGTCTCCAAGGCGGGTCAATGCAGCCCGCAGGCTGCGGCTGCCGTGCACAACGCCGACACCGCATGCACCCCcaagaaggcaaagacggGGAAACTGGAGTTCGCGAGGACGGAAGAAGCATGCGCGGCTGAGTGCGCCctcgggaagaaaggaaagtcTCGAGGCTGTTCCATCGACGACGACGGGTTGCCTGACGGTCTGAGCCAGGCGAtgagcgacggcgagcagTTTGTGGGGAAGCGAAAAAAGTTCCTTGGGgacgcttcgctctcgtctggCGGCGCGCTGAACGCGCGGGCGAAGAAACTCCGTGCGGGCGCGCTGGGCTCCGCGGACGCGGCgggcgtctgtctcctcgcggccggagacgagagccCTTCCTGGCCCCGAGGGctcgaggagaggcgacggggTGTGGGGCTGCAGGCAGGGAAGGCTGTCTCGGGGTTGAACGGGCCTCGTGGCAGTttcctcgcgtcctcgctcctcCAACGCGACGACGATTCCGAGAGCGACACTGCGCCTAGCTTCCTGGGGAGCGCCGTGCACGGTTCATGCTCTCCCCTGTCGCCGAGGAAGAGTCCAGAGAAGGCGTTTTCGAAGGTCCGGAAGGTGCGCGGCACCGACGCGTCCCCGGAGGAGgacggacgagaaggcgggtcgccggaggcgaagacgccgacgcaGAAGCAAGAGAACGCAAACTGCGGTTTAGGGAAGGCCTCGGGTgggggcgagggagacactggagaggcGAGTGCGAAGACAGCTCAGGGCGATGCTTCAGGGTACAGTGGGGACGACACGTGGAGCGGGGAGGGCGCCCGCGGGCAGGAGTGTGGCAGCGATGAAGAGGTGATGGAAGATGaccggaaggcgaagaaggaaaggaaaaagagacagagcgagaagcagaggaagaaggaagagcgccAGCGACgccgaaaagaaaggcggggACTGCTGCcatcctctctgtctgttccAGGTTCCACGGACGCGTCTCAGcttggagaggagacaggggatGAAGCGCCGCTCTTGCGCActcagacgaagaagacaaagaaggtGAGAGCCGCAGGTCTTGCGTCAGAGGCTGCTTCTCCTAgcaacgcggagagaaacgcgggcgGCAAACACAGAGGATCCAAGACGGGCTTCCTCGTCCCGTCAGGAGCGGCCAGGGCgacggaaagaaggagagtTGTTTTCGACCTCAAGCGCAATCGCGTCACAG CCTTCAACCGCCTTCAACCTCCTTCTGCAGTGAGTCCCTCGGTGTCGCAGGCAGACTTGCTGCCGGGCGTGCGTCGTCCGACTGCGGGTTCTTGTGGCGGGTCAACCTCCACCTTGTCGTCAAAGGGCGCGGCTGAGGGAGGCGTTGCGTCTTTTgcttcggcctcttcgccgtcgcgcctcagctcggcgtctccctcgcttgtctctgtctccggacTGTCGAGCGGCGCGGAGGACCGAGCTGCGCTCGCTGCGCAGACTGCGCCTGTTCTCAAGTCGATTCTGAAGCGACCCGTAGGCGCCTGTTTGGCGCTGAGTGAGCATCCCCACTgggtttcctcctcttcgccttcttcggggAATGCATCGGCGGCTTCGACGCCTCGCGCGTTGAAGGCGAAGCCCGCGAATAAAACGCTTGCAGGCCGTTCGCCGAACCTGGGGGCCGCCCTGGCGCTGCCCGACGGGGACTTCCAGAGTCCGTCTCCGACTGCCGAGGGTGCCTTGCAGctgccgctctttctcccggggaagaaacggagcaagagagagaagcgcaaggccgagctggagaagaagggaaagaacagAGGATCTGCCAAAACAGTGATTGCCCTCCCGAGTGGGAGTTGGGACGCGGTCGCTCATGAGGCGGCGACAGacaagcgagaggaggaggtGCACGGCAGAGAGATGTGA